From Butyricimonas paravirosa, one genomic window encodes:
- a CDS encoding beta-N-acetylglucosaminidase, giving the protein MKKVLVFFVCLLLIQVRVMAQDIKVQPSPRQVNVTGKSMTIPVAFRLVGEQEANPHAIALLKQFLGDRLGTEGFPLYVGEKGDRAVRGAKRLIPDHPEGYYLSITDKAIMLAGNDERGTYYAVRTFMQLFHEGHLPFVGIQDYPDVRFRGVVEGFYGTPWSHEARLRQLQFYGENKLNTYIYGPKDDPFHSSPNWRKPYPAKEAARLAELVKVANENEVDFVWAIHPGLDIRWETSDRDSLMAKFEHMYDLGVRSFAVFFDDISGEGAKADRQVELLNYIDDHFVQVKPDVTPLIVCPTEYNKGWARPESGYLATIGEKLNPSVEVMWTGDRVISEITREGVEWIREQIKRPSYIWWNFPVSDYVRDHLLLGEVYGNGKDIAGSISGFVANPMEWAEASKLAIYCVADYTWNMQSYDRFRSWYRAIRAIMPENVEAFTVFARHNSDLGENVHRFRREESVEIQPVAERFMKGYREGHYDERDFLALQDEFERVAEAADLLLIDRENEALIEEITPWLHQFKILGDAGQEALAMIKAGERGDRELFLRKYNHVKALRKRSYELERQFNQNPYQPGVKTGTTVLQPLVLDVFTEATERFNRQNGTDLPLLADYSPCKLTTNVPQLEHLPLQVYPSRVHLTPLLEVVKWPAGGYLQLELDDAYRIPGTRLNFDVKGDLSWGVMEVSADGETWQTVTLTRDARGRLNGKWEDTPVKFVRFTNTGEGEQQVYLREFYVVFSL; this is encoded by the coding sequence ATGAAAAAGGTGTTGGTTTTCTTCGTTTGCTTGTTGTTGATACAGGTGAGAGTTATGGCTCAGGATATTAAAGTGCAACCTTCTCCCCGTCAGGTCAATGTCACGGGGAAGAGTATGACGATTCCGGTTGCTTTCCGGCTCGTGGGTGAACAGGAGGCTAATCCTCATGCAATAGCTTTGTTGAAACAATTTTTGGGTGACCGTCTCGGGACGGAAGGGTTTCCCTTGTACGTGGGCGAGAAAGGTGACCGGGCCGTGCGGGGGGCAAAACGGCTGATACCCGATCATCCGGAAGGATACTACCTGTCGATTACCGATAAGGCCATCATGCTGGCCGGGAATGACGAGCGGGGAACGTATTATGCCGTGCGTACTTTCATGCAGTTGTTCCACGAGGGGCATTTACCGTTTGTTGGGATTCAGGATTACCCGGACGTACGTTTCCGGGGCGTGGTCGAGGGATTTTACGGTACGCCTTGGAGCCACGAGGCCCGTTTGAGACAATTGCAGTTTTACGGGGAGAACAAATTAAACACGTATATTTACGGACCGAAAGACGATCCTTTCCATAGTTCGCCCAACTGGCGGAAACCTTATCCTGCCAAGGAGGCAGCTCGTCTTGCCGAGCTGGTGAAGGTAGCAAACGAGAACGAGGTGGATTTTGTATGGGCGATTCATCCGGGGTTAGACATTCGCTGGGAGACTTCCGACCGTGATTCATTGATGGCCAAGTTTGAGCATATGTACGATTTGGGCGTACGTTCTTTTGCTGTCTTTTTTGACGATATTTCCGGTGAGGGGGCGAAAGCCGACCGACAGGTGGAATTGTTGAATTATATTGATGACCATTTCGTGCAGGTAAAGCCCGACGTGACGCCTTTGATCGTGTGCCCGACCGAGTACAATAAAGGATGGGCCCGACCGGAAAGCGGGTATCTTGCCACGATAGGTGAGAAGTTGAACCCGTCCGTGGAGGTGATGTGGACGGGAGATCGGGTGATTTCCGAGATTACTAGGGAAGGCGTGGAGTGGATTCGGGAGCAAATCAAACGCCCCTCTTATATCTGGTGGAATTTCCCCGTGTCGGATTACGTGAGGGATCACCTGTTATTGGGCGAGGTGTATGGTAACGGGAAAGATATTGCCGGGAGCATTTCCGGTTTCGTGGCTAATCCCATGGAATGGGCGGAGGCATCCAAACTGGCAATATATTGCGTGGCAGACTACACGTGGAATATGCAATCGTACGATCGTTTCCGGTCATGGTACCGGGCTATTCGGGCCATCATGCCGGAGAACGTGGAGGCCTTTACCGTTTTCGCCCGTCATAATTCCGATCTGGGAGAGAACGTGCATCGTTTCCGTCGGGAAGAATCCGTGGAAATTCAACCCGTGGCCGAGCGTTTCATGAAGGGGTATCGGGAAGGGCATTATGATGAGCGGGATTTTCTTGCTTTGCAGGACGAGTTCGAGCGTGTGGCGGAGGCTGCCGATTTGTTGTTGATTGACCGGGAAAACGAGGCGTTGATTGAAGAAATTACCCCGTGGTTGCATCAGTTCAAGATATTGGGAGATGCCGGGCAGGAGGCCTTGGCCATGATTAAAGCCGGGGAACGTGGTGATCGTGAACTTTTCCTGCGGAAGTATAATCACGTTAAAGCCTTGCGCAAGAGAAGTTACGAGCTGGAAAGACAATTTAACCAGAATCCTTACCAGCCGGGCGTGAAGACCGGGACAACAGTACTTCAACCGTTGGTGCTGGATGTTTTCACGGAGGCCACGGAACGGTTTAATCGTCAGAACGGGACGGATTTGCCTTTGTTAGCCGATTATTCACCTTGTAAGTTGACCACGAACGTGCCTCAACTGGAACATCTGCCTTTACAAGTATATCCCAGTCGGGTTCATTTGACCCCTTTGCTGGAAGTCGTGAAATGGCCGGCCGGGGGGTACCTGCAATTGGAACTTGATGATGCCTACCGGATTCCCGGTACTCGTTTGAATTTTGACGTGAAGGGTGATCTTTCCTGGGGTGTCATGGAAGTATCTGCTGACGGTGAGACGTGGCAGACCGTGACGTTGACCCGTGACGCTCGCGGCCGTCTGAACGGCAAATGGGAGGATACTCCCGTGAAGTTCGTCCGTTTCACGAACACGGGAGAGGGAGAACAACAGGTGTATTTACGGGAGTTCTACGTGGTGTTCAGTTTGTGA
- a CDS encoding MATE family efflux transporter, translating into MRFTHKQIWVITFPILVSLLMEHLINMTDTAFLGRVGEVELGASALAGVYYMAIYMLAFGFSIGAQILIGRRNGEGNYKDIGPIFIQGVLFLLGLATLMFTVSRIYTPSVLRSVIDSEQVYVATNDYMKWRVFGFFFSFVAVMFRAFFVGITTTRILTINSLVMVGTNVVLNYLLIFGKFGFPALGISGAAIGSSVAELVSMIFYILYTWKKVDWKKYALFNLSSFNPKLLSGILNISIWTMIQSFLAMATWFLFFIAVEHLGERPLAVSNIVRSAAMFFFMPVSAFAATTSSLVSNLIGAQATSQVWSTCLKTIKMCYLFVIPIGIIILLAPATFLRIYTDDPQLIRATIPSLFVMMSAVLLSTPGSILFNAVSGTGNTRMALFMEFGTLTFYVLYIIYIVFYLQADVAICWTTEHAYWSILLILGFMYMKSGKWAGKKI; encoded by the coding sequence ATGAGATTTACACACAAACAAATATGGGTGATCACTTTCCCGATCCTGGTCAGTTTGTTGATGGAACACTTGATTAACATGACCGATACCGCATTTCTCGGCAGAGTGGGAGAAGTCGAACTAGGTGCATCTGCCTTAGCCGGCGTGTACTACATGGCAATCTACATGCTCGCTTTCGGTTTCAGCATCGGGGCTCAAATCCTCATCGGCCGACGTAATGGAGAAGGCAACTACAAGGATATCGGACCCATTTTTATACAAGGAGTACTTTTCCTCTTGGGACTTGCCACACTCATGTTCACGGTTTCCCGCATATACACGCCTTCGGTTCTCCGTTCCGTCATTGACTCGGAACAAGTCTACGTGGCCACGAACGACTACATGAAATGGCGAGTATTCGGTTTCTTTTTCTCGTTTGTCGCTGTCATGTTCCGGGCTTTTTTCGTGGGAATCACCACGACACGCATACTCACGATCAATTCGCTTGTCATGGTCGGCACCAATGTCGTGCTGAATTACCTGTTAATTTTCGGTAAATTCGGGTTCCCGGCCTTGGGCATCAGCGGGGCTGCCATCGGCTCGTCCGTGGCAGAACTCGTTTCCATGATTTTCTATATCCTATATACTTGGAAAAAAGTTGATTGGAAAAAATACGCACTTTTCAACCTGTCCAGTTTCAACCCGAAATTATTGTCGGGCATACTCAACATCTCCATTTGGACCATGATCCAGTCCTTTCTGGCCATGGCCACTTGGTTTCTGTTCTTTATTGCCGTGGAACACCTCGGTGAACGCCCACTGGCAGTGTCCAACATCGTGCGCAGTGCCGCCATGTTCTTCTTCATGCCGGTTTCCGCCTTCGCTGCCACGACCAGCTCGCTTGTGAGTAACCTGATTGGCGCGCAGGCCACCTCCCAGGTCTGGAGTACTTGTCTCAAAACAATCAAGATGTGCTACCTCTTTGTCATCCCGATCGGCATCATCATACTACTGGCTCCCGCCACATTTTTAAGAATATACACCGATGATCCCCAACTCATCCGAGCCACGATCCCTTCCCTTTTCGTGATGATGAGCGCGGTTCTTCTTTCCACCCCCGGCAGTATTCTTTTCAACGCCGTGTCGGGAACAGGAAACACACGTATGGCTCTATTTATGGAGTTCGGCACGCTCACGTTCTACGTTCTCTACATCATCTACATCGTGTTCTATCTCCAAGCGGATGTCGCCATCTGTTGGACCACAGAACACGCCTATTGGAGCATCCTGCTCATTCTCGGTTTCATGTACATGAAAAGCGGAAAATGGGCAGGCAAGAAAATATAG
- a CDS encoding MFS transporter, protein MKESSTSIKALLPVLFGFFIMGFCDVVGIATSYVKADFGLSETIAGFLPSMVFLWFLLLAVPAAIFMNRIGRKKTVLVSMLVTIVGMIIPFIDYNLYTCLIAFALLGIGNTILQVSLNPLLTNVVKGNVLASSLTAGQVLKAVSSFCGPFIAAFAATVLGNWQYLFPIFALLTLIFMGWLMLVHIREESPEQSTSSWGATFGLLKDRTILLLFLGIVFVVGVDVGINTVAPKLLIERCGFDVTGAGVGSSVYFAFRTIGAFVGTFLLARVSGSKYFRVNILVAIAAMIVLFFMSGQYSILVLIALIGFTCSSIFSLIFSMAIQARPEKANEISGLMVTGIFGGAVIPPLMGYCTDLIGTQAGSLIVILGCMCYLLYCSVGIKTRK, encoded by the coding sequence ATGAAAGAAAGTTCTACAAGTATTAAGGCTTTACTGCCTGTGTTGTTTGGTTTTTTTATCATGGGATTCTGTGACGTGGTGGGGATTGCAACCAGTTACGTAAAAGCCGATTTCGGGTTAAGTGAAACTATTGCCGGATTCCTGCCTTCTATGGTATTTCTATGGTTTTTGTTACTGGCGGTCCCGGCGGCTATTTTTATGAACCGTATCGGTCGGAAGAAAACGGTATTGGTGAGTATGTTGGTGACCATTGTGGGGATGATTATTCCTTTTATTGATTATAACCTGTACACGTGTCTGATCGCTTTTGCCTTGCTGGGAATCGGTAATACCATTTTGCAGGTGTCGTTGAACCCGTTACTGACGAACGTGGTGAAGGGAAACGTGCTGGCAAGTTCGTTGACCGCGGGGCAGGTGCTGAAGGCCGTTTCGTCTTTCTGCGGTCCGTTTATCGCGGCATTCGCGGCGACCGTACTGGGAAATTGGCAATATCTTTTCCCGATTTTCGCCTTGTTGACCTTGATTTTCATGGGCTGGTTAATGCTCGTGCATATTCGTGAGGAATCGCCGGAACAGTCGACCTCTTCGTGGGGAGCGACGTTCGGGTTGTTGAAGGATAGGACGATCCTGTTGCTTTTCTTGGGTATCGTGTTTGTCGTGGGCGTTGATGTCGGGATTAACACGGTGGCTCCGAAGTTATTGATCGAGCGTTGTGGGTTTGATGTTACGGGAGCGGGTGTCGGATCGAGTGTTTATTTTGCCTTCCGCACGATCGGGGCTTTCGTGGGAACTTTCCTGTTAGCACGGGTTTCCGGTAGCAAGTATTTCCGGGTGAACATTCTGGTAGCTATTGCTGCCATGATTGTGTTGTTCTTCATGTCTGGGCAATACTCGATTTTGGTGTTGATCGCGTTGATCGGTTTCACGTGTTCCAGCATATTCTCCCTGATCTTCTCCATGGCCATTCAAGCCCGTCCGGAGAAAGCTAACGAGATTTCCGGTCTGATGGTGACAGGTATTTTCGGAGGTGCGGTAATCCCGCCATTGATGGGATATTGTACGGATTTGATCGGCACACAGGCCGGTTCACTTATCGTGATTCTCGGTTGTATGTGTTACTTGTTGTATTGCTCGGTGGGAATTAAAACCCGGAAGTGA
- a CDS encoding glutamine synthetase family protein codes for MSSKYALNPHALVRFLEKDAKDFTKDDIIRYVTENEIEMINFRYPGADGRLKTLNFIINSLDHLDNILTCGERVDGSSLFPYIEAGSSDLYVLPRYRTAFLNPFSEIPAVDILCSFYTKDGKPLEMSPEYTMRKAHEVLKRVTGMEYEVMGELEYYVVSEKEDLFLASDQKGYHESTPFNKGRDLRALAMKYIAGTGGLIKYGHSEVGNFTKGDLMYEQNEIEFLPTKMEDAADQLIIAKWILRTLAYQFGVDLTFAPKITVGKAGSGLHIHTRLKKGDKNMMIENGKLTDSALKAIAGYLDLAPSLTAFGNTNPMSYFRLVPHQEAPTNICWGDRNRSVLVRVPLGWTSGAGDMLRDANPLEKVEDQDFSGKQTVEFRCPDGSADVYLLIAGLAVAVRHGFEMKDALQYAKERYVDVNIFDDANKGVADRLSQLPASCYDSALCLEKQRADFEKYGVFAPGLIDGLVAGLKKFDDKTLRQDLGNDEVKIMELVQKYFYCG; via the coding sequence ATGAGTTCAAAATATGCACTAAATCCTCATGCTTTGGTCCGTTTTTTAGAAAAAGATGCTAAAGATTTTACCAAAGATGATATTATTCGTTATGTGACGGAAAATGAAATTGAGATGATCAATTTCAGGTATCCTGGTGCGGATGGACGATTAAAGACGTTAAATTTTATTATCAATAGTCTTGATCATCTGGATAATATACTGACGTGTGGTGAACGAGTGGATGGTTCCAGCCTGTTCCCGTATATAGAGGCCGGATCAAGTGACTTGTACGTGTTACCCCGTTATCGTACGGCTTTCCTGAACCCGTTCAGCGAGATTCCCGCGGTTGATATTCTTTGTAGTTTTTACACGAAGGACGGGAAACCATTGGAAATGTCACCGGAGTACACGATGCGAAAGGCGCACGAGGTATTAAAGCGAGTGACGGGAATGGAATACGAGGTGATGGGGGAGTTAGAGTATTACGTGGTGAGTGAAAAGGAGGATTTATTCTTGGCCTCCGATCAAAAAGGGTATCACGAGTCTACTCCTTTTAACAAGGGGCGGGATTTACGTGCGTTGGCCATGAAGTATATTGCCGGAACCGGAGGATTGATTAAATACGGACATTCCGAGGTAGGTAATTTCACGAAGGGAGATTTGATGTACGAACAGAACGAGATCGAATTTCTGCCCACGAAAATGGAAGATGCTGCTGATCAATTGATTATTGCCAAGTGGATTCTGAGGACGCTGGCTTACCAGTTTGGTGTAGATTTGACATTTGCCCCGAAGATCACGGTAGGCAAGGCCGGGAGCGGGTTGCATATTCATACCCGTTTGAAAAAAGGGGATAAGAATATGATGATCGAGAATGGCAAGTTGACGGATAGCGCGTTGAAAGCTATTGCCGGGTATCTGGATCTGGCACCCTCGTTGACGGCTTTCGGGAACACAAATCCGATGTCATATTTCCGCTTGGTTCCCCACCAAGAGGCTCCCACGAATATTTGTTGGGGAGATCGTAATCGTTCGGTTTTGGTACGTGTGCCGTTGGGATGGACGAGTGGTGCGGGAGATATGTTGCGTGATGCGAACCCGTTGGAAAAAGTGGAAGATCAGGATTTCAGTGGTAAACAAACCGTGGAATTCCGTTGTCCGGATGGTTCGGCCGATGTGTACCTGTTGATCGCGGGGTTGGCAGTTGCCGTGCGTCATGGATTTGAAATGAAGGACGCGTTGCAATATGCGAAGGAACGTTACGTGGATGTTAATATATTTGATGATGCGAACAAGGGGGTTGCTGATCGGTTAAGTCAGTTGCCGGCATCCTGTTATGATTCCGCGTTGTGTCTGGAAAAACAACGTGCTGATTTCGAAAAGTACGGGGTGTTTGCTCCCGGTCTGATTGATGGTTTAGTGGCCGGTTTGAAAAAGTTTGATGACAAAACGTTGCGTCAGGATTTAGGAAACGACGAGGTAAAAATAATGGAACTCGTGCAAAAATATTTCTATTGCGGATAA
- a CDS encoding ROK family protein, protein MYQFDKRIVMTLDAGGTNFVFSAIRSNEEIVEPIVLPSNGDNLEKCLETMVTGFSAIKLKLPEDPVAISFAFPGPADYVNGIIGDLKNLPAFQGGVALGAFLRNKFGIPVFINNDGDLFAYGEALAGALPEVNRMLRDAGKNKMYKNLIGITLGTGFGGGVVRDGELFLGDNGAAAEVWVLRDKRQPIYGVEEGISIRAIKREYARLSGDTRRLTPKEIFEIAEGNLEGNPAAAREAFDHAGEVLGEAIASMNAVVDGIVVIGGGIIAAHKYLMPAVMRELNGTLEMYEGAPADRMEMKAFFLDDPGDCAAFLAPTSRRIVVPGTTETVEYDPVKRMGVITTKLGTSRAIAFGAYAFALNELDK, encoded by the coding sequence ATGTATCAGTTTGATAAAAGAATAGTGATGACGTTGGATGCCGGGGGAACGAATTTTGTATTCTCGGCTATCCGCTCTAATGAAGAGATCGTTGAACCGATTGTTTTACCTTCAAATGGCGATAATTTGGAGAAGTGCTTGGAGACGATGGTTACGGGTTTTTCTGCCATCAAATTGAAGTTGCCGGAAGACCCCGTGGCGATCAGTTTTGCATTTCCCGGGCCGGCAGATTACGTGAACGGGATTATCGGTGACTTGAAGAATTTACCGGCTTTTCAAGGGGGAGTGGCATTAGGTGCTTTTTTGAGAAATAAGTTTGGGATTCCGGTATTTATCAATAATGACGGGGACCTGTTCGCTTACGGGGAGGCATTGGCTGGAGCGTTGCCGGAAGTGAATCGTATGCTACGGGATGCGGGGAAAAATAAAATGTATAAAAATTTGATTGGCATTACGTTGGGGACCGGATTCGGTGGTGGGGTAGTTCGTGATGGGGAGCTTTTTCTGGGTGATAACGGTGCGGCTGCTGAAGTATGGGTGTTGCGGGATAAACGCCAGCCGATTTACGGGGTCGAGGAGGGAATTTCGATCCGGGCGATTAAGAGGGAATATGCCCGATTGTCCGGGGATACACGGCGGTTGACCCCGAAAGAGATTTTCGAGATTGCCGAAGGAAATCTCGAAGGGAATCCAGCGGCTGCCCGGGAAGCTTTTGATCATGCGGGAGAAGTGTTGGGAGAGGCTATTGCCTCGATGAATGCCGTGGTGGATGGAATTGTGGTGATTGGTGGAGGGATTATTGCTGCCCACAAATATTTGATGCCGGCCGTGATGCGGGAATTGAACGGAACTTTGGAAATGTACGAAGGGGCCCCGGCGGACCGGATGGAGATGAAGGCTTTTTTCCTGGATGATCCGGGAGATTGTGCGGCTTTCTTGGCTCCCACGTCCAGACGAATTGTCGTGCCTGGAACGACTGAAACGGTCGAATATGATCCCGTGAAAAGAATGGGGGTAATCACGACAAAGTTGGGAACAAGTAGGGCTATCGCTTTCGGAGCTTACGCTTTTGCTTTGAATGAGCTGGACAAATAG
- a CDS encoding GNAT family N-acetyltransferase, with protein MIDIIIREFDERDAETVSRLIRNNLTFVNSRDYEPAVIDYMCRLFTPDYLCEISATRTMFVAEENGKVVGTVGLEGDEVCALYVDPDVHGRRVGERLLQRIEDFALSRHVHLLHLSASLTAVGFYEKMGYRSQEKEESELFGPAYIMTKLL; from the coding sequence GTGATAGACATTATAATAAGAGAATTTGATGAACGTGACGCGGAAACCGTGTCACGTCTGATTAGGAATAACTTGACCTTCGTGAATAGCCGGGATTATGAACCTGCGGTGATAGACTATATGTGCCGTTTGTTCACGCCTGATTATCTGTGTGAAATATCGGCTACCCGGACGATGTTCGTGGCGGAGGAAAACGGGAAAGTGGTCGGGACGGTTGGACTGGAAGGGGATGAGGTCTGCGCCTTGTACGTGGACCCGGATGTACATGGCCGGCGGGTTGGGGAACGTTTGTTACAACGCATCGAGGATTTTGCCTTGAGTCGTCATGTCCATTTGTTGCATTTGTCGGCCAGCCTCACGGCAGTCGGTTTTTACGAAAAAATGGGGTATCGCTCCCAAGAGAAGGAGGAATCCGAACTTTTCGGTCCTGCTTATATTATGACTAAATTATTGTAA